In Glycine max cultivar Williams 82 chromosome 7, Glycine_max_v4.0, whole genome shotgun sequence, a single window of DNA contains:
- the FWL6 gene encoding protein FW2.2-like 6 isoform 1 (isoform 1 is encoded by transcript variant 1), protein MSEKAALGSWSSGLCGCFSDCSSCCLTFWCPCASFGRIGEIVDKGTTSCCLHGSLFCLLGGFSYLAGIYACMYRTKIRRQYGIEGHQCADFLLSCFCSACTLCQEYRELQARGFDVSAECIYRLERECPNAHEWRDGGSGSERWHEPLGQACLSFAPPA, encoded by the exons atgtctGAGAAGGCTGCTCTTGGATCATGGTCGAGTGGCTTGTGCGGCTGCTTCTCTGACTGCAGCAGCT GTTGCCTCACGTTCTGGTGCCCTTGTGCTAGTTTCGGAAGAATAGGAGAGATCGTGGACAAAGGAACAACTT CTTGTTGTCTTCATGGATCACTTTTCTGCCTACTTGGTGGTTTCTCTTATTTAGCGGGTATCTACGCCTGTATGTACCGTACAAAAATAAGGAGGCAATACGGGATTGAGGGACACCAATGTGCAGATTTTTTACTCAGTTGCTTCTGCTCTGCTTGCACCCTTTGCCAAGAGTATCGTGAGCTCCAAGCCCGTGGATTCGACGTCTCTGCTG AATGCATATATAGGTTGGAAAGGGAATGTCCAAATGCGCACGAGTGGCGTGACGGCGGCTCCGGTAGTGAACGGTGGCATGAGCCGTTAGGGCAGGCGTGTTTGTCCTTTGCTCCGCCAGCGTGA
- the FWL6 gene encoding protein FW2.2-like 6 isoform 2 (isoform 2 is encoded by transcript variant 2) has product MSEKAALGSWSSGLCGCFSDCSSCCLTFWCPCASFGRIGEIVDKGTTSCCLHGSLFCLLGGFSYLAGIYACMYRTKIRRQYGIEGHQCADFLLSCFCSACTLCQEYRELQARGFDVSAGWKGNVQMRTSGVTAAPVVNGGMSR; this is encoded by the exons atgtctGAGAAGGCTGCTCTTGGATCATGGTCGAGTGGCTTGTGCGGCTGCTTCTCTGACTGCAGCAGCT GTTGCCTCACGTTCTGGTGCCCTTGTGCTAGTTTCGGAAGAATAGGAGAGATCGTGGACAAAGGAACAACTT CTTGTTGTCTTCATGGATCACTTTTCTGCCTACTTGGTGGTTTCTCTTATTTAGCGGGTATCTACGCCTGTATGTACCGTACAAAAATAAGGAGGCAATACGGGATTGAGGGACACCAATGTGCAGATTTTTTACTCAGTTGCTTCTGCTCTGCTTGCACCCTTTGCCAAGAGTATCGTGAGCTCCAAGCCCGTGGATTCGACGTCTCTGCTG GTTGGAAAGGGAATGTCCAAATGCGCACGAGTGGCGTGACGGCGGCTCCGGTAGTGAACGGTGGCATGAGCCGTTAG
- the LOC100799262 gene encoding transcription factor bHLH19 isoform X1, with protein MEISSIRGLPDDMEQEIMEDATFLHQWHLSSIDDPNLLPIAAAFGETLQHHAFSTYPNFNPKTSMETTLADDERGTKHHRNISLNPNSKSAQTSSETQFVSFPNLFSFVDSNHTTPPPDTISQGTLGNHNNYVFKACQEAKKTGKRYKHSQPQDHIIAERKRREKLSQRFIALSALVPGLQKTDKASVLGDAIKYLKQLQEKVNALEEEQNMKKNVESVVIVKKCQLSNDVNNSSSEHDGSFDEALPEIEARFCERSVLIRVHCEKSKGVVENTIQGIEKLHLKVINSNTMTFGRCALDITVIAQMDMEFCMGVKDLVRNLRSAFTSFM; from the exons ATGGAGATTTCATCCATCAGAGGGTTACCTGATGATATG GAACAGGAAATAATGGAGGACGCTACCTTTCTCCATCAGTGGCACCTGAGTTCTATTGATGACCCTAACTTACTACCAATAGCTGCTGCTTTTGGAGAAACATTACAACATCATGCATTCAGTACTTATCCAAACTTCAACCCCAAAACTTCCATGGAAACTACACTTGCTGACGATGAAAGAGGCACAAAACACCACAGAAACATCAGCTTGAATCCCAATAGCAAAAGTGCTCAGACATCATCAGAGACACAATTTGTCTCTTTCCCAAATCTTTTCTCATTTGTTGATTCCAATCACACAACTCCTCCACCTGACACTATCTCTCAAGGAACCTTGGGGAATCATAATAACTATGTCTTCAAGGCATGCCAAGAAGCCAAAAAGACTGGGAAACGTTATAAACATTCTCAACCTCAAGACCACATCATAGCTGAAAGGAAGCGGCGAGAGAAGCTCAGCCAGCGGTTCATTGCTTTATCTGCCCTTGTTCCTGGACTACAGAAG ACGGACAAAGCTTCTGTTCTTGGAGATGCTATCAAATACTTGAAGCAATTGCAGGAGAAAGTAAACGCTCTTGAGGAGGAACAAAACATGAAGAAAAATGTGGAGTCTGTGGTAATTGTGAAGAAATGTCAACTATCCAATGATGTTAACAACTCTTCTTCAGAACATGATGGTTCATTTGACGAGGCACTGCCTGAAATTGAAGCAAGATTTTGTGAGAGAAGTGTCCTCATAAGAGTACACTGTGAGAAGAGCAAAGGAGTTGTAGAAAACACAATCCAGGGAATTGAGAAACTTCATCTAAAAGTCATCAATAGCAATACCATGACATTTGGAAGATGTGCCCTTGATATAACAGTTATTGCTCAG ATGGATATGGAATTTTGCATGGGAGTGAAGGATCTTGTGAGAAACCTACGCTCAGCTTTTACATCTTTCATGTGA
- the LOC100799262 gene encoding transcription factor bHLH19 isoform X2: MEISSIRGLPDDMEIMEDATFLHQWHLSSIDDPNLLPIAAAFGETLQHHAFSTYPNFNPKTSMETTLADDERGTKHHRNISLNPNSKSAQTSSETQFVSFPNLFSFVDSNHTTPPPDTISQGTLGNHNNYVFKACQEAKKTGKRYKHSQPQDHIIAERKRREKLSQRFIALSALVPGLQKTDKASVLGDAIKYLKQLQEKVNALEEEQNMKKNVESVVIVKKCQLSNDVNNSSSEHDGSFDEALPEIEARFCERSVLIRVHCEKSKGVVENTIQGIEKLHLKVINSNTMTFGRCALDITVIAQMDMEFCMGVKDLVRNLRSAFTSFM, from the exons ATGGAGATTTCATCCATCAGAGGGTTACCTGATGATATG GAAATAATGGAGGACGCTACCTTTCTCCATCAGTGGCACCTGAGTTCTATTGATGACCCTAACTTACTACCAATAGCTGCTGCTTTTGGAGAAACATTACAACATCATGCATTCAGTACTTATCCAAACTTCAACCCCAAAACTTCCATGGAAACTACACTTGCTGACGATGAAAGAGGCACAAAACACCACAGAAACATCAGCTTGAATCCCAATAGCAAAAGTGCTCAGACATCATCAGAGACACAATTTGTCTCTTTCCCAAATCTTTTCTCATTTGTTGATTCCAATCACACAACTCCTCCACCTGACACTATCTCTCAAGGAACCTTGGGGAATCATAATAACTATGTCTTCAAGGCATGCCAAGAAGCCAAAAAGACTGGGAAACGTTATAAACATTCTCAACCTCAAGACCACATCATAGCTGAAAGGAAGCGGCGAGAGAAGCTCAGCCAGCGGTTCATTGCTTTATCTGCCCTTGTTCCTGGACTACAGAAG ACGGACAAAGCTTCTGTTCTTGGAGATGCTATCAAATACTTGAAGCAATTGCAGGAGAAAGTAAACGCTCTTGAGGAGGAACAAAACATGAAGAAAAATGTGGAGTCTGTGGTAATTGTGAAGAAATGTCAACTATCCAATGATGTTAACAACTCTTCTTCAGAACATGATGGTTCATTTGACGAGGCACTGCCTGAAATTGAAGCAAGATTTTGTGAGAGAAGTGTCCTCATAAGAGTACACTGTGAGAAGAGCAAAGGAGTTGTAGAAAACACAATCCAGGGAATTGAGAAACTTCATCTAAAAGTCATCAATAGCAATACCATGACATTTGGAAGATGTGCCCTTGATATAACAGTTATTGCTCAG ATGGATATGGAATTTTGCATGGGAGTGAAGGATCTTGTGAGAAACCTACGCTCAGCTTTTACATCTTTCATGTGA
- the LOC100799793 gene encoding malate dehydrogenase, glyoxysomal-like, protein MEARAGANQRIARISAHLQPPNFQEGSDVLLKSAECRAKGGAPGFKVAILGAAGGIGQPLSLLMKMNPLVSVLHLYDVVNTPGVTADVSHMDTGAVVRGFLGQQQLESALTGMDLVIIPAGVPRKPGMTRDDLFKINAGIVRTLCEGIAKSCPNAIVNLISNPVNSTVAIAAEVFKKAGTYDPKRLLGVTTLDVVRANTFVAEVLGVDPREVDVPVVGGHAGVTILPLLSQVKPRSSFTAEETEYLTNRIQNGGTEVVEAKAGTGSATLSMAYAAAKFAGACLRGLKGEAGVVECAFVDSQVTELPFFATKVRLGRAGAEEVYQLGPLNEYERIGLEKAKRELAGSIQKGVEFIRK, encoded by the exons ATGGAAGCGCGTGCAGGAGCCAATCAGCGTATTGCAAGAATCTCTGCTCATCTTCAGCCTCCAAATTTCCAG GAAGGGAGTGATGTTCTTCTTAAGAGTGCTGAGTGCAGAGCAAAGGGTGGGGCACCTGGATTCAAAGTTGCAATTTTGGGGGCTGCTGGGGGAATTGGTCAACCCCTTTCtttgctgatgaagatgaaccCATTGGTTTCAGTTCTTCATCTTTATGATGTTGTCAACACCCCTGGTGTCACTGCTGATGTTAGCCACATGGACACTGGTGCTGTG GTTCGTGGCTTTCTGGGGCAGCAACAACTTGAGAGTGCACTCACTGGCATGGACTTGGTAATCATACCTGCTGGGGTACCAAGGAAACCTGGGATGACAAgagatgatttatttaaaataaatgctGGAATTGTGAGGACCCTTTGtgaaggaattgccaagagctGCCCCAATGCAATTGTCAACTTGATTAGTAATCCAGTGAATTCCACAGTTGCTATTGCTGCAGAGGTTTTCAAGAAAGCCGGTACATATGATCCAAAGCGACTACTGGGTGTTACGACCCTTGATGTTGTGAGGGCAAATACTTTTGTG GCAGAGGTACTTGGAGTTGATCCAAGAGAGGTTGATGTTCCAGTGGTTGGAGGTCATGCTGGTGTCACAATTTTGCCTCTTTTGTCACAG GTTAAGCCTCGCAGTAGCTTCACTGCAGAAGAAACTGAATACCTGACAAATCGCATCCAAAATGGTGGAACTGAAGTTGTTGAG GCAAAAGCTGGGACAGGTTCTGCAACACTATCAATG GCATATGCAGCTGCCAAGTTTGCTGGTGCATGCCTCCGTGGCTTAAAAGGAGAAGCTGGGGTAGTGGAGTGTGCTTTTGTTGATTCTCAG GTTACGGAACTTCCCTTCTTTGCAACCAAGGTACGTCTAGGTCGTGCTGGAGCAGAAGAGGTTTATCAACTGGGTCCCCTGAATGAGTATGAAAG GATTGGATTGGAAAAGGCAAAGAGAGAGTTAGCAGGAAGCATCCAGAAGGGTGTAGAGTTCATCAGAAAATAA